The Triplophysa rosa linkage group LG15, Trosa_1v2, whole genome shotgun sequence genomic sequence TCCTATCCAACACCGTTATAATGCACAGAAGGTGTTGCATAACATTGAAAATCTGCACGTATTTAATGCATTTCATGAAGACGCGTCGTTTGTCGGACGCGCTCTCGACATTCCATCATATTTACTGTCTGTCAGCGTGACGCCTCACGCCAGCGCTAGAGGACTTTTGTCCTCTcgattgtttgtttttgataCCGCCTAAGAAAATGTAAACGCATTTTTTTGCGCTTAATGCTCTTCAAAGCGGTTACGTCATGACGAACGCAGCTGCGGGCTTGATGTGTCCTTGCGTTTGAAACGGATTCAAATTCAGCTTGTGGCCTTTCGTCTGCATGTTTCCACCAGGTAACGCGACCATGCCTTTCGGTAACACTCACAATCTGCTGAAGATGAACTACTCCGCGGAGCAGGAGTATCCCGACCTCAGCCAGCACAATAACCACATGGCGAAGATCATCACTCCGGAGATGTACGCCGACCTGCGGGACAAACAGACCCCCAGCGGATTTACCCTCGATGACGTCATCCAGACAGGAGTCGATAACCCAGGTAAGTGTCCTTGCAGCCACCTGCCCAACCATTTACGTGGATGCGTTTGGCAGATACTTCTATCTAAAGCGAATTGCGGTTGATTTAGAGTATACAGGTTTTATCAGTTTGTGCGTTgtttgggaatcaaacccacaatgTTTGCATTGCTAACACGCTCTGCCAATTGCACTACAGCAACCAAAGCATGAATTAACCAACTGCGCATTAAACTCGGTTTGGTGTCTTTCACGAGACGCTCCAAAGCAGCGTCAACGAGAGAAAATATCCTATATATAGAACtccctttttaaaaatgttcaaaaatcatgtttttttttattgtgcattccaatgaatatctatcaaactgcagttggtttgttttgatttaagccataataactaaaaaaaatacagctaactaacacaataaaaacatgataacatgatttttggaaaaaaaatctgagttctcattttggaaccaaacttttCATAAGTTTTAGTAGATGTGGAAGAGACGTGTTGAAGGAACAAGCTCTCGGCCCACTTTGGTTTTCTGTCATTGTGGACGCAAACTGACTCTAATATTCACATTCAAAACATTATTGGGGCTGACATGCACCCAACGTGACTAGTTCTAGTTGCACCCAGAATCTACTGTAGCATTATTTCCATGACCTTTGTGCAGTTCTGCATTCTTAATGGCATGCCAGTGTATTTCAATGATGCCGTTCAATGTGCGACAGACTCCAGACCTAAAGTTTAAAGGGAAGTAACTCTGTCAAGCGGCAGTAAAGTGAAACAATGTGTAATGTCGTTGTTGCTCAATGCAGGCCAAAAATATGATGACACCTACAGTATGACAACTAGCTGTGTTGCCGcaatgtattttaatttcacGGTTTGGCTGAATATTTATTTCTGGATTCTAGGACATCCTTTCATCATGACAGTCGGCTGTGTAGCTGGAGATGAAGAGACATACGAAGTGTTCAAAGATCTTCTGGACCCTGTTATCGAGGACCGCCATGGTGGCTATAAgcccacagacaaacacaagACTGACTTGAACCCAGACAACCTCCAGGTACGTTATACCACTGGATGCTCCAATTGTGCGTCATGATTTCAAAAGATCAGGGGTTAATTCTTTTTACGTTTTAATAGGGCGGAGATGACCTTGACCCCAACTACGTTCTGAGCTCTCGAGTGCGAACCGGCAGGAGCATCCGTGGTTTCTGCCTTCCACCCCACTGCACCCGTGGGGAGAGACGCGGCATTGAAAGCCTGTCCGTTGAGGGTGAGCTAATCCATTTATTTCAATTTGGATGTCAATTGTTTATTGATGACTGAGCTGCTGTGTTCTGTTATGTgatgtaatatataaatataacattattatgatttattattatgattattaataatgcagtatatttgtgtctgtttgtgtattCCAGCTTTGGGAGCCCTTGACGGTGACCTTAAAGGAAAGTACTACGCCCTCAAAGACATGACGGAGGAAGAGCAGCAGCAGCTGATCGATGACCACTTCCTGTTTGATAAGCCTGTGTCCCCACTGCTGTTGGCTTCTGGGATGGCTCGGGATTGGCCGGATGCAAGAGGGATCTGGTGAGATTGCGATTTGGAGGCGTATATCAattttatataatgtaattttaaaaataataatttgatttCAATGGTTTTAGGCACAACGACAATAAGACATTCCTGGTCTGGGTTAATGAGGAAGACCACCTTCGTGTCATCTCCATGCAGAAAGGAGGAAACATGAAAGAAGTTTTTAATCGCTTCTGCACAGGCCTCACAAAGGTTTGTCGACTTCGACTTCATCCCTCGCTTGTGAAAAAGTGCATGCGTCTCCTGTCCTatcctttttacattttaatgtttgttttgcagATCGAGTCCTTGTTTAAGGAGAAGGGCCACGAGTTCATGTGGAACGAGCATTTGGGCTACGTTCTAACTTGCCCATCCAACCTGGGCACGGG encodes the following:
- the ckbb gene encoding creatine kinase, brain b, with the protein product MPFGNTHNLLKMNYSAEQEYPDLSQHNNHMAKIITPEMYADLRDKQTPSGFTLDDVIQTGVDNPGHPFIMTVGCVAGDEETYEVFKDLLDPVIEDRHGGYKPTDKHKTDLNPDNLQGGDDLDPNYVLSSRVRTGRSIRGFCLPPHCTRGERRGIESLSVEALGALDGDLKGKYYALKDMTEEEQQQLIDDHFLFDKPVSPLLLASGMARDWPDARGIWHNDNKTFLVWVNEEDHLRVISMQKGGNMKEVFNRFCTGLTKIESLFKEKGHEFMWNEHLGYVLTCPSNLGTGLRGGVHVKLPNVSKHEKFGEILKRLRLQKRGTGGVDTAAVGGVFDISNADRLGFSEVDLVQMVVDGVKLLIEMEKRLEAGQSIDDLMPEQK